Proteins co-encoded in one Thermomicrobiales bacterium genomic window:
- a CDS encoding ABC transporter substrate-binding protein, which translates to MDTMSRLQGILSNGVPVSRRDVLKRGAVITVSVPVVASLLAACGGSSNEKAATSTPSEARPTATQGVVPTTGTGGGGGSASPTTSASPEAGGGAGTPIKGGTMVVQGHQEIASLHPDDQGPTVHYVMIRAIHEPLIDLDYDYQIVPILAESYEAAPDGTKYTFKMHSGVTWQDGQPLTSKDAKYNVDWYKDPANAAVMGSDFAEVGDVETPDDTTIVINMTKVNAAFLAGVMPAMMLVPEHIQSKTGKDNYTSQATGTGPFKLKEWVAAEQTTLEAYDNYWGGRANIDTYREEVVPEGSVRAIALRTGKSDFAVWPVQAEDNLKFIQEAKFDVNRAAGTAVNHFPLNNQKPSLSDKVVRQAMMTAIDRDRLINDLEKGLAVKATANLSPAVVFFYNPDVTKYDHNPDAAKKLLDDAGYAPGSDGIREKNGVKLTFTCTVITGDQRRRPEAEVVQQDLKAIGIDMQIDEKPVATILDGLPKGTLDASLFNWTYGVSEPDARTTLRSDASRNFSSYRNPEMDKLLDDGVHTVDPTERQRIYKEIQAIIAEDVPFLYIMFWEDIGVWNKRIQGRPKHANNSTFYYANVYKFWIDESLDSSKA; encoded by the coding sequence CACGATGTCTCGGCTACAGGGCATTCTCAGTAACGGCGTGCCCGTCAGCCGGCGTGATGTACTCAAACGGGGCGCCGTGATTACGGTCAGTGTCCCGGTGGTGGCGTCGCTATTGGCGGCGTGTGGCGGAAGCAGTAACGAGAAAGCGGCAACCTCGACCCCGAGCGAAGCGCGACCGACCGCCACCCAGGGGGTCGTGCCGACGACCGGCACCGGAGGCGGCGGAGGGAGCGCGTCCCCGACGACCAGCGCCAGTCCTGAGGCGGGCGGCGGCGCCGGAACCCCGATCAAGGGCGGCACGATGGTCGTCCAGGGCCATCAGGAAATCGCCTCGCTGCACCCCGACGACCAGGGACCGACCGTCCACTATGTTATGATCCGGGCAATCCACGAGCCACTGATCGACCTCGATTATGACTACCAGATCGTTCCGATCCTGGCCGAGAGCTACGAGGCCGCGCCGGACGGCACAAAATACACCTTCAAGATGCACTCCGGTGTCACCTGGCAGGATGGCCAGCCGCTCACGTCCAAGGATGCCAAGTACAACGTCGATTGGTACAAGGATCCAGCGAATGCAGCGGTGATGGGCTCTGACTTCGCGGAAGTTGGTGACGTCGAGACGCCGGACGACACGACAATAGTCATCAATATGACCAAGGTCAATGCCGCGTTCCTGGCTGGCGTGATGCCGGCCATGATGCTGGTGCCCGAACATATCCAGAGCAAGACCGGCAAGGATAACTACACCAGCCAGGCGACTGGCACTGGGCCATTCAAGCTGAAGGAATGGGTCGCAGCCGAGCAGACGACTCTCGAAGCGTATGACAACTACTGGGGCGGTCGAGCCAATATCGACACCTACCGCGAGGAGGTCGTCCCGGAGGGATCGGTGCGGGCGATTGCGCTACGTACTGGCAAGTCCGACTTCGCCGTCTGGCCGGTCCAGGCAGAGGACAACCTCAAGTTCATTCAGGAGGCGAAGTTCGACGTCAACCGTGCGGCCGGCACGGCGGTGAATCACTTCCCACTCAACAACCAGAAGCCGTCGCTTTCCGACAAGGTTGTGCGCCAGGCGATGATGACGGCGATTGACCGTGATCGTCTGATCAATGATCTGGAGAAAGGATTGGCCGTCAAGGCGACCGCAAACCTGTCGCCAGCGGTTGTGTTCTTTTACAACCCCGACGTGACGAAGTACGACCACAATCCGGACGCGGCCAAGAAGCTGCTGGACGACGCCGGCTACGCGCCCGGCTCGGATGGCATTCGCGAAAAGAACGGCGTCAAGCTCACCTTCACCTGTACCGTCATTACCGGCGACCAGCGGCGACGACCAGAGGCAGAGGTTGTTCAGCAGGATCTGAAGGCGATCGGTATCGACATGCAGATCGACGAGAAGCCGGTTGCCACAATTCTCGATGGGCTGCCGAAGGGGACCCTTGACGCGTCGTTGTTCAACTGGACCTACGGCGTCTCCGAGCCGGACGCCCGCACGACCCTGCGCTCCGACGCGTCGCGGAACTTCTCCAGCTACCGCAACCCGGAGATGGACAAGCTCCTCGATGACGGCGTCCACACGGTCGATCCGACTGAGCGACAGCGCATATACAAAGAGATCCAGGCGATAATCGCGGAAGACGTTCCTTTCCTCTACATCATGTTCTGGGAGGACATCGGCGTCTGGAACAAGCGCATCCAGGGGCGGCCGAAGCACGCCAATAACTCGACCTTCTACTACGCGAACGTGTACAAGTTCTGGATCGATGAGTCGTTGGATAGTTCCAAGGCGTAA